One Pseudomonadales bacterium genomic region harbors:
- a CDS encoding glycosyltransferase family 2 protein — protein MLEDSPSNPAQNKQSSPPLLSIGLPVYNGAKWIEGAIESALEQSLREFELIISDNASTDQTEAICRRLAERDGRIRYHRNTTNIGLYKNFDLVFEMATGKYFKWAADSDFCLEGFFEKCVAVLEAREDVVLAYPRAYLLLCDPDGKEVAVEYYDNFNLEDERPSTRFSQYLEHERINNIMHGVIRASALRRTSLIRPMPGSDISMVAELSLLGKFVEIPERLFVRRFDAETSSILMNASTAAERDAPRGPSLRQRVSLHAYRFITTCKAPISLSEKLRVWLYLLRRVAALRHQVIRRLARIVIPGR, from the coding sequence ATGCTTGAGGATTCGCCTTCAAATCCAGCTCAGAACAAGCAGTCTTCTCCGCCTCTGCTGAGTATTGGTTTACCTGTTTACAATGGTGCAAAATGGATTGAGGGTGCCATTGAATCTGCCCTTGAGCAGAGCCTTAGGGAGTTCGAACTAATTATTTCCGATAATGCCTCCACCGATCAGACCGAGGCGATATGCCGCAGATTAGCTGAGCGTGATGGCCGCATCCGATACCATCGCAACACTACCAACATCGGGCTCTATAAAAATTTCGACTTGGTTTTTGAGATGGCGACGGGGAAATACTTCAAATGGGCAGCAGACAGTGATTTCTGTTTAGAAGGCTTTTTCGAGAAATGTGTGGCCGTGCTGGAAGCCAGAGAAGACGTAGTCCTTGCCTACCCCAGGGCCTATTTACTCCTTTGCGACCCGGATGGAAAGGAAGTTGCCGTGGAGTATTATGATAATTTCAATCTCGAAGATGAGCGGCCTTCCACCCGGTTCAGCCAGTATTTGGAGCATGAACGGATTAACAACATCATGCATGGCGTTATCAGAGCATCCGCATTGCGAAGAACCAGCCTTATCAGGCCGATGCCGGGCTCCGACATCAGCATGGTTGCGGAACTATCGCTTTTAGGGAAATTCGTGGAAATTCCAGAACGGTTATTTGTGCGACGCTTCGATGCCGAAACATCCAGTATATTGATGAACGCCTCTACCGCTGCTGAGCGGGACGCTCCCCGGGGACCCTCCTTAAGGCAACGCGTCAGCTTGCATGCCTATCGATTCATCACAACCTGTAAGGCTCCGATCAGCCTGTCGGAGAAGCTGCGCGTCTGGCTTTATCTGTTGCGGCGCGTTGCCGCATTACGCCATC
- a CDS encoding glycosyltransferase family 2 protein has protein sequence MSEGNLTTGDFKLSQLSSGPTDPPWAIAVFAHNEAKTIQRALESIITAIGNQGISIYVLANGCTDTTIERVHQSAANINNLWLLESKVADKASAWNLFVHEVLSNNRLAGLDICFFMDGDVTLAVDALELLAAALEQVPSAEAAGAMPATGRNKDAWRQRMPISGMLAGNCYALRSSFIQQIRERPVRMPVGLIGEDFFVSWLVASNVWRKQLTKDEDVRCIFHKEAEFAFRSLSPWSLTDCRTYMRRKWRYTLRGLQHQMLILLLMRQGLEAMPRNVSELYQKGPLPSRLSWCGSDTLLRFIAVLWIRAQRKRSSAEIDNLSTYRE, from the coding sequence ATGAGTGAAGGCAACTTAACGACCGGTGACTTTAAATTGTCTCAGCTTTCGTCTGGACCGACTGACCCTCCCTGGGCCATTGCGGTATTTGCTCATAACGAAGCTAAGACAATTCAGCGGGCACTGGAGAGTATCATTACGGCAATCGGTAATCAGGGTATTTCGATCTACGTGCTCGCCAACGGTTGTACTGATACGACGATAGAGAGGGTTCATCAGAGTGCGGCCAACATCAATAATCTCTGGCTGTTGGAATCTAAGGTCGCCGATAAAGCCAGTGCCTGGAATCTCTTTGTGCATGAGGTGTTGTCAAACAACCGGTTGGCGGGATTAGATATCTGCTTCTTTATGGATGGTGATGTGACTCTTGCTGTCGATGCATTAGAGCTTTTGGCGGCGGCGCTGGAACAGGTTCCCAGTGCTGAAGCCGCCGGGGCCATGCCAGCAACAGGTAGAAACAAGGACGCCTGGCGCCAACGGATGCCGATCAGCGGCATGCTCGCTGGTAATTGTTATGCTTTGCGTAGTAGCTTTATTCAGCAGATTAGGGAGCGACCAGTCAGGATGCCAGTCGGTCTGATTGGTGAAGACTTTTTTGTCTCCTGGTTAGTGGCGAGTAATGTCTGGCGTAAACAGTTGACGAAAGATGAGGACGTCCGTTGTATTTTCCACAAAGAGGCCGAGTTCGCTTTTCGCTCTTTATCCCCCTGGTCGCTAACCGATTGTCGAACCTACATGCGTCGCAAATGGCGTTACACCTTGCGCGGGCTGCAACATCAAATGCTTATACTGTTGTTAATGCGACAGGGTTTGGAGGCTATGCCGCGAAATGTGAGTGAGCTGTATCAAAAAGGCCCACTGCCCTCGCGCCTGAGCTGGTGCGGATCTGATACCCTGCTACGTTTTATTGCAGTGCTGTGGATACGAGCGCAACGAAAACGGAGTAGCGCTGAGATTGACAATCTAAGTACGTACCGGGAGTAA